From Cellulosimicrobium cellulans, the proteins below share one genomic window:
- a CDS encoding carbohydrate ABC transporter permease, with translation MTTPATIAADAPAHGSVGGGRRRGRQKMRYRGKEVAWGYVFIAPALLLFLVMGVYTLFFGAQLSFVRWNGLTPTWEWVGLKNYADLLWASPIYAPVVHRAALNTLVVMIAVPILILAVAFPLAIVLNQARRFAGVLRSVYFVPYVTAGIAVYMAWQYVLEPNGAINLLLRALGLGSLAQPQGWLGNPSTALPTLIVIMVWSGVPVAMLLYLTGLQSIDSSVLEAAQLDGAGWWRTNFSVVLPLLKGTTAVIMLLNVRDALQGFQIFLIMTNGGPAGRTNVLGLETYDLAFQQQLAPTLGLASALGWLLFFAALAVAIVNQRVTREK, from the coding sequence GTGACCACCCCCGCGACGATCGCCGCCGACGCTCCCGCCCACGGGAGCGTCGGCGGCGGCCGGCGCCGCGGCCGGCAGAAGATGCGCTACCGCGGCAAGGAGGTGGCGTGGGGCTACGTCTTCATCGCTCCCGCGCTCCTGCTGTTCCTCGTCATGGGCGTGTACACGCTCTTCTTCGGCGCCCAGCTCTCGTTCGTGCGCTGGAACGGCCTCACGCCCACGTGGGAGTGGGTCGGGCTGAAGAACTACGCCGACCTGCTGTGGGCGAGCCCGATCTACGCCCCGGTCGTGCACCGTGCCGCGCTCAACACGCTCGTCGTGATGATCGCCGTGCCGATCCTCATCCTCGCGGTCGCGTTCCCGCTCGCGATCGTGCTCAACCAGGCGCGCCGGTTCGCCGGCGTCCTGCGCTCCGTCTACTTCGTCCCGTACGTCACGGCGGGCATCGCGGTCTACATGGCCTGGCAGTACGTGCTGGAGCCCAACGGCGCGATCAACCTCCTGCTGCGCGCGCTCGGCCTCGGCAGCCTCGCGCAGCCGCAGGGCTGGCTCGGCAACCCGTCCACGGCGCTGCCGACGCTCATCGTCATCATGGTCTGGTCCGGGGTCCCGGTCGCGATGCTCCTCTACCTGACGGGCCTCCAGTCGATCGACTCGTCCGTCCTCGAGGCGGCCCAGCTCGACGGCGCCGGGTGGTGGCGCACCAACTTCTCCGTGGTGCTGCCGCTCCTCAAGGGCACGACCGCCGTCATCATGCTGCTCAACGTGCGCGACGCGCTCCAGGGCTTCCAGATCTTCCTCATCATGACGAACGGCGGCCCGGCCGGTCGTACGAACGTGCTCGGCCTCGAGACCTACGACCTCGCGTTCCAGCAGCAGCTCGCCCCGACCCTCGGCCTCGCGAGCGCGCTCGGCTGGCTCCTGTTCTTCGCCGCGCTCGCCGTCGCGATCGTCAACCAGCGCGTCACGAGGGAGAAGTGA